The region AAGCGCCATCGGTGCACCTCGCGCCGCACCAGACCGGCGTCCGGCGCCGGCAGGTCCGGCAGGTCCGCGTCGTATCCGGCGGCCCACCAGGTCAGCACCAGGACGCGGTCACCGGGCGCGGTGAGGAACTCGCGCCGCAGGAAGCCGCCGGGCAGCGCGGCGGCGGCTTCCCGCGCCCAGGCGAGGAGTTCGCCGCCGCGGCCCTTGGCGGCGGCGGCCTCCCACATCAGCGTGACGGTCATCCGTAGAGGTTGTCCTTGCTCAGCTCGTGCACATGGTCGTGGCTCAGCCCGTGCGAGTGAGCCGGCTCGTGCGCGTGACCGTGCGCCGACCCGTGCGCGTGACCGTTGGCCGGCTCGTGACCGTGACCGCGGGCCGGCTCGTGCGTGTGGCCGGGCACGGAGACCTCCGTCACCGGCAGGGAGGAGTCCGCCGGGAGGTCGAGGGTGGACGCGGGGCGGCCCCTGGCCACCATCTCGGCGCCCAGCGCCGCCACCATCGCCCCGTTGTCGGTGCAGAGCCCGGGCCGGGGCACCCGCAGCCGGATGCCGGCGTCCTCGCAGCGCTCCAGGGCCAGCGAGCGCAGCCGGGAGTTGGCGGCCACTCCGCCCCCGATCATCAGATGGTCGACGCCGTTGTCCTTGCAGGCCCTGATCGCCTTGCGGGTCAGCACGTCGGCCACCGCCTCCTGGAAGGACGCGGCCACGTCGGCGATCGGCACGTCCTCGCCGTCCCTGCGGCGGGCCTCGACCCAGCGGGCCACGGCGGTCTTGAGGCCGGAGAAGGAGAAGTCGTAGCGCGGGTCGCGCCCGCCGGTCAGGCCGCGGGGGAAGGCGATGGCGGCGGGGTCGCCCTCGCGGGCGCGGCGGTCGATCGCGGGGCCGCCGGGGAAGCCGAGCCCGAGCACCCGGGCGACCTTGTCGAAGGCCTCGCCCGCCGCGTCGTCGATGGTGGCGCCCAGCGGGCGTACGTCGCCGGTGATGTCGGGGGCCAGCAGCAGCGAGGAGTGGCCGCCGGAGACCAGCAGCGCCATCGTCGGCTCGGGCAGGGCGCCGTGTTCGAGCTGGTCGACGCAGATGTGCGAGGCGAGGTGGTTGACCCCGTAGAGCGGCTTGCCGAGCGCGTACGCGTACGCCTTCGCAGCCGACACCCCGACCAGCAGCGCGCCCGCCAGCCCCGGGCCGGCGGTCACGGCGATGCCGTCGAGGTCGCGGGCGCTCACCCCGGCCTGTTTCAGCGCCCGCTGGATGGTGGGGACCATCGCCTCCAGGTGGGCGCGGCTGGCGACCTCGGGGACGACGCCGCCGTAGCGGGCGTGCTCGTCGACGCTGGAGGCGACCGCGTCGGCCAGCAGGGTGTGCCCGCGGACGATGCCGACGCCGGTCTCGTCGCACGAGGTCTCGATGCCGAGCACTAGGGGTTCGTCAGCCATGGTTTTCCTCAGCCAGGTTCTGTGCCGGGTCGGCGCGGCGCATGACGAGCGCGTTGACGTTGCCCGGCTGGTAGTAGCCCTTGCGGATGCCGATCGGCTCGAAGCCGAAGCGGGTGTAGAGCCGCTGGGCGCGGGCGTTGTCGACCCGCACTTCGAGCAGCACCTCGTGGCATTCCGCGGCGGTCGCGGCCCGCAGCAGGGCGGTGAGCAGCAGGGCGCCGAGCCCGGTGCCCCAGTGGTCGCGCGCTGCGGCGATGGTCTGGACGTCGCCGGTGCCCGCGACCGCCGCGAGCCCGGCATAGCCGACGATCCGGCCCTCGGGTGTCTCCGCGACAATGTACGTACGCGTCGCGGCCGGGTGCCTGGCGTCGGCGAGTTCCGACCAGAACATGCCGCGGGACCAGGCGTCGTCGGGGAAGAGGGCGTGTTCGATGGCGATCACCCGGTCCAGGTCCCACCAGCGCATGTCGCGCAGGACGGCATCGCTCACTTCGGCAGGACCGCCTTGTATCCCGCGGGCACCTGGGCGTCGGGGCGGCGCAGGTAGAGCGGCAGCGCGGGGGCGAAGGCCTCGCCCGCGGCCAGCCGGCGGGCGGCGAGCGCGGCGAGCGAGCCGGCCGACTGGTGGGCGGGGTCGGGGCGGTGGCCGGGGAAGGCGTCCGGGTAGAGCGCGGCGCCCGCGCCGACCGCGGGCAGCGCCCGTACGTCGGCGGGCAGGTCCGCGGCCCGGCCCACGGCGGGTTCGGTGACGCGGACGGCGGGGCCGTCGTAGCGCGCCCAGTAGACCTCTTTGCGGCGCGCGTCGGTGGCGACGGTGAACGGCCCTTCGAGGCCGGCCTCGCCCGCCGCCCAGGCGAGCCCGTCCAGGGTGCACACGCCGTGCACGGGGACGTCCAGGGCGTCGCCGAAGGACGCGGCGGTGACCAGGCCGACCCGCAGCCCGGTGTAGGGGCCGGGGCCGACGCCGACGACGATGCCGGTGACCTCGGCGAGCGTACGGCCCGCGGTGGTCAGCACCCGGTCGACGGCGGGCACGAGCAGCTCGCCGTGCCTGCGCGCGTCGACCACCGTGGACTCGGCGAGCACCCGCTCCCCGTCGTGCAGGGCAGCGGTGACGGCGGGCGTGGCGGTGTCGAAGGCAAGCAGCAGCACGCCCCCAGGGTACGGGCAGCGTCCGTGCGTACGCGGCGGTGGTCGCCGCGGCTGCTACCGTCAACCGGGAGCGAGCGCGCAACCCGACCGGAGGACACCCGTGGCAATAAAAGCCGGCACCCTCGTCTCGGGACTGACCGCGGCGGCCCTGGTGGTGATCGCGGTCCTGGCCGCGCAGGCGTCGGGCTCCGCGCCGAAGACCCCGGCGGCCGGGCATTCCGCCAGCCCGCCGAAGAAGTCGGCCCCGGCCAAGCCCACCCCGAGGACGTATCCGCTGCCGCTGCACTCGGGCATAGGAAAACGCGTCGTCTACAGCCTGTCGGGGCAGCGGGTGTGGCTGGTGGACGACGGCAACAAGGTGCTGCGCACCTATCCGGTGGTGCCGGGCAATGTGGCACCGGCCAAGGGGCTGCACCACGTGTTCTTCCGGCGCGCCGCCGGCGTCGGCGGCGACGGCAAGCCGGTCGAGCACACCGTGCTGTTCGCGATGACCGGCGGTGTCAACGTCGGATTCAGCGCGGCCGTGGACGGTTCGCTGACCAAGCCGGACCCGGCGAAGCAGACCGCGGCGATCCGGGCGTCCCGCGCCGACACCACCGCGCTGTGGCAGATGGCGACCATGGGCAGCGCCATCGACGTGATGCCCTGAGCGCCTTCCCGGCGCGTGCAGCGGGCACGGCGATGTCCCGCGGCCTCGCGGACGTCACGCATTGCCGCGCCCGCGGGGATTCACCCGTTCGCGCTATGCCGCGTCCTCTTCGGGGACGGTAGGCCGAGGCGTGGCGGGCGGCGGGGTGGAGATCCTGCGGACCGCCTCCGCGGCGGCCAGCAGGTCGCGGAAGGTGGGGGCGGGCCGCGATTCGGGCTGGTCGTGGGCCGACATGGTGCCTCCCCGAGCGGTGGAAGTTAGGCAGCCCTAAGCGGGCGCCCGGAACCAGGACACCACGGGTGCCGGTCCCTGCGCAACATCTTCCCGACAGCCTGTCGGTTCATGCCCCGCCGCCTTCCGTGCGGCGCCGCCGCGCGCTCAGGCCTCCAGCTGCGCCAGGTCCGTGGCGGCCCAGCGCGGGCCGATACCGCTCACCGTCACCACCCGGGCGTCGTCGTCGGCGTCGGGCGTGGAGCCGACCGTGCGCTCGATGACCACCTGGAGGCGGGCCTCGGACAGCTCCTCGACCTTGCCCTCGCCCCATTCGACGACCACCACCGACTCGGGCAGCGACACATCGAGGTCCAGGTCCTCCATCTCGTCGAGGCCGCCGCCGAGCCGGTAGGCGTCCACGTGGACCAGGGCGGGGCCGCCGGTCAGCGAGGGGTGGACGCGGGCGATGACGAAGGTCGGCGAGGTGACGGCGCCGCGTACGCCCAGGCCCTCGCCCAGGCCCCGGGTCAAGGTGGTCTTGCCCGCGCCGAGTTCGCCGTTGAGCAGGACCAGGTCGCCGGGCCCGAGCAGCGCGGCGAGGCGCCGCCCCAGGTCACGCATGCGCTCGGCGGTGCGTACGGTGATGCGGACCGCGGCGGGGTTCCGGCTCTGCGTGCCCGCGGGGTACGGGTTGTGCGGTGTGCCCATGACCGCGAAGCCTACGCGCCGCCCGCCGCGGGCCGCCCGCCGCCGGCCACGGCGTCGCCCGCCGTCGCCAGCTCGCGCAGCCCGTCGGCGACCGGCGCCTGGACCGAGTCCGAGGCCTGCGCGATCAGCAGCGCGAGGGCGGAATTGACCAGTTCCGGCCGTTCGAATATCACCAGGTGCCCGGCGCCCGGCACGATGACCAGCTCGGCCTCCGGCAGCTTCTCGGCGATCTCGGTGCTGTGCGCGCTGGGCGTCAGCAGGTCCTTGTCCCCGGCCAGTACGAGCCCGGGCAGCCCGTCGAGAAGGGCGAGCGAATCGCCCTTCTCGTGCTCGGTGAAGGCCGGGTAGAACTCGGCGACCACGTCGATCGGCGTCGACTCGATCAGCCGCTCGGCGAACCGCCCGACCGCGGGGTCCACGTCGGAGCCGAACGAATAGCGCTTGATGATCCCGGCGAACAGCTCCGCGGTGGCCCGGCGCGCCCGCTCCACCAGCTCGGCCTGGCTGCCCATGATCTTCAGCAGCCCCGGCGCGACCGCGCGGAAGGCCCGCGCGCCGACCGCGGGCAGCCCGAGGGTGACCGCGGCCAGCTTGCCCGACGAGGTCGAGATGAAGCCGACCCCGGCGATCCGCTCGCGCACGTAGTCGGGGAACTGCTCGGCGAAGGCCATCACCGTCATGCCGCCCATCGAGTGCCCGACCAGCACCACGGGGCCTTCAGGCACGGCCGCGTCCAGTACGGCCCTGAGGTCGCGGCCGAGCTGGTCGATGGTCGCAGGGCCGCCCGCCACCTGGTCCCGGCCGCGCTCGCTGCGGCCGTGGCTGCGCTGGTCCCAGTAGACGGCGCGGACCGTGCCGCGCAGGGCGGCCCGCTGGAAGTGCCAGGAGTCCTGGTTCAGGCAGTAGCCGTGGCAGAAGACCACGGTGACCGGCAGCGGCGCCGGGCCGCCCGGTGCCGTACCCGCGCCCCTGCGGCCGCGCAGCCAGCCGCGCCGGGACGGCTCGGCCGGCTCGGGGGCCGCCGCGTCCTCGGTCTCGTAGTACAGCTCGGTGCCGTCCTCCGCGGCCACGGTGCCCGCCGCCCCGCGCAGGCTGCCGTACGGGCCCGTCGCGTCCAGCGCCAGCTGCGCCTTGCGGCGTACGCCCCGGCCGACGGTGACCCGCTCGATCGCCAGCCCGGCGGCGGCACCCGCGGCCACCACGCCGATCGCAGCTCCGAACAGCCCGGCCCGCTCCCACTTCGCCCCGTCAGCCACCGGCTCAGCCACTCTCCCCGTACACCCGCGGCACCCGGCCGCCGATCCGCGAGACGATCTCGTACGCGATGGTGCCGGACGCCCGCGCCCAGTCCTCCGCGGTCGGCTCGCCCCGGTCGCCGGGGCCGAACAGCAGCACCTCGTCACCCGCCGCCGCGGCATCGCCGCCGAGGTCCACCACGAACTGGTCCATCGCCACCCGTCCCGCCACCGTCCGCCACTTCCCGGCCACCAGCACCGGGCCCACGCCGGACGCATGCCGCGGCACACCGTCTGCGTACCCCAGCGGGACCAGCGCAAGCGTCGTCGGACCCGGCGTCACATAGTGGTGGCCGTAACTGACCCCGTGGCCGCCGGGCACCGCCTTGACCGACGCCAGCCGGGCGGCCAGCGTCATCACCGGCCGCAGCCCGAAGTCCTCGGGGCCGCCGACCTGCGGCACCGGGGAGATGCCGTACATGGCCACGCCGGGCCGCACCAGGTCGAAATGCGACTCGGGCAGCGTCAATGTGCCGGGCGAATTGGCGATGTGCCGCACTTCCGGGTCCAGGCCGGCGTCGGCCGCCTGCGCCAGCGCGGTGCGGAAGACGCCGAGTTCGCGCTCGATCGAGGGGTGCCCGGGCTCGTCGGCGCAGGAGAAGTGCGCCCACAGGCCGGTGACCCGGATCAGCCCGGCCTTCTCCGCCGCCCTGGCCGCGGCGGTCAGCGCGGGCCACTCGGCGGGCTGCGCCCCGTTGCGCCCGAGGCCCGCGTCGACCTTGAGCTGTACGCGCGCGGTGCGGCCCGCGGCCCGCGCCGCCGCCACCACCTCGTCCAGCGCCCATCGCGCGCTGACGGTCACGTCGATGTCGGCCTCGACGCAGTCGCGCCAGGGCCCGCCCGGGGTCCACAGCCAGCACAGCACCCGGCCGCCGACGCCTGCCGCGCGCAGCGCCAGCGCCTCCTCAGGCGTGGCCACGCCCAGCCAGGTGGCGCCGCCCGCGATAGCGGCCCGCGCGCACGGCACCATGCCGTGGCCGTACGCGTCGGCCTTCACCACCGCCATGAAGGCCGCGGTGGGG is a window of Streptomyces sp. NBC_01477 DNA encoding:
- the rimI gene encoding ribosomal protein S18-alanine N-acetyltransferase: MRWWDLDRVIAIEHALFPDDAWSRGMFWSELADARHPAATRTYIVAETPEGRIVGYAGLAAVAGTGDVQTIAAARDHWGTGLGALLLTALLRAATAAECHEVLLEVRVDNARAQRLYTRFGFEPIGIRKGYYQPGNVNALVMRRADPAQNLAEENHG
- a CDS encoding alpha/beta fold hydrolase codes for the protein MADGAKWERAGLFGAAIGVVAAGAAAGLAIERVTVGRGVRRKAQLALDATGPYGSLRGAAGTVAAEDGTELYYETEDAAAPEPAEPSRRGWLRGRRGAGTAPGGPAPLPVTVVFCHGYCLNQDSWHFQRAALRGTVRAVYWDQRSHGRSERGRDQVAGGPATIDQLGRDLRAVLDAAVPEGPVVLVGHSMGGMTVMAFAEQFPDYVRERIAGVGFISTSSGKLAAVTLGLPAVGARAFRAVAPGLLKIMGSQAELVERARRATAELFAGIIKRYSFGSDVDPAVGRFAERLIESTPIDVVAEFYPAFTEHEKGDSLALLDGLPGLVLAGDKDLLTPSAHSTEIAEKLPEAELVIVPGAGHLVIFERPELVNSALALLIAQASDSVQAPVADGLRELATAGDAVAGGGRPAAGGA
- the tsaB gene encoding tRNA (adenosine(37)-N6)-threonylcarbamoyltransferase complex dimerization subunit type 1 TsaB, with protein sequence MLLLAFDTATPAVTAALHDGERVLAESTVVDARRHGELLVPAVDRVLTTAGRTLAEVTGIVVGVGPGPYTGLRVGLVTAASFGDALDVPVHGVCTLDGLAWAAGEAGLEGPFTVATDARRKEVYWARYDGPAVRVTEPAVGRAADLPADVRALPAVGAGAALYPDAFPGHRPDPAHQSAGSLAALAARRLAAGEAFAPALPLYLRRPDAQVPAGYKAVLPK
- the tsaE gene encoding tRNA (adenosine(37)-N6)-threonylcarbamoyltransferase complex ATPase subunit type 1 TsaE — protein: MGTPHNPYPAGTQSRNPAAVRITVRTAERMRDLGRRLAALLGPGDLVLLNGELGAGKTTLTRGLGEGLGVRGAVTSPTFVIARVHPSLTGGPALVHVDAYRLGGGLDEMEDLDLDVSLPESVVVVEWGEGKVEELSEARLQVVIERTVGSTPDADDDARVVTVSGIGPRWAATDLAQLEA
- the tsaD gene encoding tRNA (adenosine(37)-N6)-threonylcarbamoyltransferase complex transferase subunit TsaD, which gives rise to MADEPLVLGIETSCDETGVGIVRGHTLLADAVASSVDEHARYGGVVPEVASRAHLEAMVPTIQRALKQAGVSARDLDGIAVTAGPGLAGALLVGVSAAKAYAYALGKPLYGVNHLASHICVDQLEHGALPEPTMALLVSGGHSSLLLAPDITGDVRPLGATIDDAAGEAFDKVARVLGLGFPGGPAIDRRAREGDPAAIAFPRGLTGGRDPRYDFSFSGLKTAVARWVEARRRDGEDVPIADVAASFQEAVADVLTRKAIRACKDNGVDHLMIGGGVAANSRLRSLALERCEDAGIRLRVPRPGLCTDNGAMVAALGAEMVARGRPASTLDLPADSSLPVTEVSVPGHTHEPARGHGHEPANGHAHGSAHGHAHEPAHSHGLSHDHVHELSKDNLYG
- the alr gene encoding alanine racemase; translation: MNDMTNGRACARIDLGALRANVEALRAKAPTAAFMAVVKADAYGHGMVPCARAAIAGGATWLGVATPEEALALRAAGVGGRVLCWLWTPGGPWRDCVEADIDVTVSARWALDEVVAAARAAGRTARVQLKVDAGLGRNGAQPAEWPALTAAARAAEKAGLIRVTGLWAHFSCADEPGHPSIERELGVFRTALAQAADAGLDPEVRHIANSPGTLTLPESHFDLVRPGVAMYGISPVPQVGGPEDFGLRPVMTLAARLASVKAVPGGHGVSYGHHYVTPGPTTLALVPLGYADGVPRHASGVGPVLVAGKWRTVAGRVAMDQFVVDLGGDAAAAGDEVLLFGPGDRGEPTAEDWARASGTIAYEIVSRIGGRVPRVYGESG